A single genomic interval of Trinickia acidisoli harbors:
- a CDS encoding FadR/GntR family transcriptional regulator has translation MKSTEPKRLYQSVATQILALIRQGEFPAGERLPPERELALKLGVSRPSLREALIALEIGGQVEIRMGSGVYACETGADDASAVGALGDSPSELMQARAAIEGNVVVLAAAHMTAAMLDRLRRTVERMRRLAAAGKSPIEADRQFHMLIAEAAGNSVLSRYVGELFDSRHDPIAAAMRGHTESAQTWTAAVQEHEAVLKAFQAGDPIAAQTAMRAHLMASEERWISGALKQGAQ, from the coding sequence ATGAAATCGACAGAACCAAAGCGGCTTTACCAATCCGTCGCCACACAGATCCTCGCGTTGATTCGTCAGGGCGAATTCCCCGCAGGAGAACGCCTGCCCCCCGAACGCGAGCTGGCGTTGAAGCTGGGCGTCTCGCGCCCGTCGCTACGCGAAGCACTGATCGCGCTGGAGATAGGCGGCCAAGTGGAGATCCGAATGGGTTCGGGCGTCTATGCCTGTGAGACCGGTGCAGACGACGCGAGCGCAGTGGGAGCACTCGGCGACAGTCCGTCGGAATTGATGCAGGCGCGGGCAGCTATCGAGGGCAACGTGGTGGTGTTAGCCGCCGCGCACATGACCGCTGCGATGCTGGATCGCTTACGCCGCACCGTGGAGCGGATGCGTAGGCTCGCTGCCGCAGGCAAGTCACCCATTGAGGCGGATCGGCAATTTCATATGCTGATTGCCGAAGCCGCGGGGAATTCGGTGCTCAGTCGTTATGTGGGAGAACTATTCGACAGTCGCCACGATCCGATCGCTGCCGCCATGCGTGGCCACACCGAGAGCGCGCAAACATGGACCGCGGCCGTGCAGGAGCACGAGGCCGTGCTAAAGGCTTTTCAGGCTGGCGATCCGATTGCCGCGCAAACGGCGATGCGCGCGCACCTCATGGCATCCGAGGAGCGATGGATTAGCGGTGCGTTGAAACAGGGCGCGCAATAG
- a CDS encoding glycoside hydrolase family 26 protein produces MQFDLKAGRTPVVTWACGDMNANVAAGADDQLIIDTANAVKQFGAPMFIRWYWEMNLPAGTNNQDCMGNDGAAGYIAAWRHIHDVFKAQGVTNVSWLWNPAGASTNADSSPYYPGDGYVDWIGFDGYDKVEAHDFGPILNSFYAAFSSHGKPMLIAETGECAAVQSTYLALAQAEIESKNNPGGYAFPLVKGFMYFDAPGHYPPCPWVFGAAGTTAFAAMGADSYFQQKP; encoded by the coding sequence ACGTCGCCGCTGGTGCCGACGATCAACTGATCATCGACACCGCCAATGCAGTGAAGCAGTTCGGTGCACCGATGTTCATTCGCTGGTATTGGGAAATGAATTTGCCCGCGGGGACCAACAATCAGGACTGTATGGGCAACGACGGTGCCGCGGGCTACATCGCGGCTTGGCGACACATCCACGACGTCTTCAAAGCCCAAGGTGTCACCAATGTGTCGTGGCTATGGAATCCCGCGGGTGCCAGCACGAACGCCGATTCATCGCCCTACTATCCGGGCGATGGCTATGTGGACTGGATCGGCTTCGATGGCTATGACAAGGTCGAGGCGCATGACTTCGGTCCGATCCTCAATAGCTTCTACGCCGCGTTCAGTTCTCACGGCAAGCCGATGTTGATCGCGGAAACGGGGGAATGCGCGGCCGTGCAATCCACCTATCTAGCTTTGGCGCAAGCTGAAATCGAAAGCAAGAACAATCCCGGTGGATATGCGTTCCCACTCGTGAAAGGCTTCATGTATTTCGATGCCCCTGGTCACTATCCGCCCTGTCCGTGGGTTTTCGGCGCAGCCGGAACGACGGCGTTTGCGGCAATGGGCGCGGACAGCTACTTCCAACAGAAGCCTTGA